CCATCACGCGAGAGATGCTCCCGGCAGCACCCCGCCCTTCCCAGCAAACTTGCGAAGACCGCAAACTGCTCCCATGGACCGCGAGCTGGAGGACCTGATCAACGGCATAGGCCCGCGCCTGCGCCACATCCGGCAGGAACGCGGCCTCACCCTGGAGGCCCTGGCCACCGCCACCGGCCTCTCGGTCAGCACCCTGTCCCGCCTGGAGTCCGGCAAACGCCGCCCCACCCTGGACCTGCTGATCCCGCTGGCGCGAACCCACCGCCTCGCCCTGGACCATCTGATCGGCGCCCCACCCACCGGCGACCCGAGAGCCCACCTGACCCCACACCGAACCGCCCCGAGAACCCGCAACGCCAGCGTGATAGTCCCGCTGACGACCTACCCCGCCCGCCTGCAAGCCTTCAAACAGATCCTCGGACCCACCCCGGGCCCCCACGACCTGGTGGCCCACCCCGGCCACGCCTGGTTCTACGTCCTGTCCGGCACCGTCCGCCTACGCCTCGGCCCCACCGAACGCCTGCTCTCCCCGGGCGACACCGCCGACTTCGACACCACCGAACCCCACTGGTTCGGCCCCGCCACCCCCACCCCAGCCGAAGTCCTCCACCTCTACGGCCCCCACGGCGACCGCCCCCGCCACCCACCCACCAACGACCAGCCCCCGCCCTAACCCGCAAGACCCAAAGCCAAGCGCCCCCAGCCCGCCATCCACAAGCAGCCAGCCACCGCCACAAGCCCAACCGCCCCAGCCCGTCACCGACGAGCAGCCAGGCACCGCCACAACATGCAGTTCCCGAAGACTCC
Above is a genomic segment from Actinoplanes ianthinogenes containing:
- a CDS encoding helix-turn-helix domain-containing protein encodes the protein MDRELEDLINGIGPRLRHIRQERGLTLEALATATGLSVSTLSRLESGKRRPTLDLLIPLARTHRLALDHLIGAPPTGDPRAHLTPHRTAPRTRNASVIVPLTTYPARLQAFKQILGPTPGPHDLVAHPGHAWFYVLSGTVRLRLGPTERLLSPGDTADFDTTEPHWFGPATPTPAEVLHLYGPHGDRPRHPPTNDQPPP